A single genomic interval of Natator depressus isolate rNatDep1 chromosome 14, rNatDep2.hap1, whole genome shotgun sequence harbors:
- the LOC141998376 gene encoding ankyrin repeat domain-containing protein 40-like, with protein sequence MSGPLEERELQERLREAAALGDLEEVRRLLRSGADVNSPNEINGWTCLHWACKRNHAEVVSCLIDAGADKEILTAKGELAAQLTSKKEIRKIMGVEENELQEVEDLNLPIVANYLANPPFPYVYTKESNSIPAISTASQNESTSVSFVSLCETSPCSSATQVESICTSMSSHSEDRFPVVRSKEGQPTPSAPIVVPEYPKPRVQNGSICQPSVSHNRGLFSPVASKQPVPQQQNGSHTGAAPTFQPLFFTGTFPYNMQELVLKVRIQNLRENDFIEIELDRQELTYQDLLKVSCCELGVNQEQVEKIRKLPNTLVRKDKDVARLQDFQELELVLMKSDNSRFRNAASTLTERSCYNSKASKLTY encoded by the exons ATGAGCGGCCCCCTGGAGGAGCGGGAGCTgcaggagaggctgcgggaagcggccGCTCTGGGGGACCTGGAGGAGGTGCGGCGCCTGCTGCGGAGCGGGGCGGACGTCAACTCCCCAAATGAGATCAACGGCTG GACTTGTTTGCACTGGGCATGCAAACGGAACCATGCTGAAGTGGTCTCTTGCCTGATTGATGCTGGTGCTGATAAGGAGATTCTCACAGCTAAAGGAGAACTGGCAGCCCAGTTAAcgtcaaagaaagaaatcaggaAGATTATGGGAG TGGAGGAAAATGAActtcaagaagtggaagacttAAACTTGCCAATTGTTGCGAACTATTTGGCCAATCCACCCTTCCCTTATGTTTACACTAAAGAAAGCAACAGCATTCCAGCCATCTCAACAGCATCCCAGAATGAAAGCACTTCCGTCTCTTTTGTTTCTCTGTGTGAAACTAGTCCTTGCTCATCAGCAACTCAGGTCGAAAGCATATGCACATCCATGTCGTCACACAGCGAAGATCGTTTTCCTGTGGTACGCTCTAAGGAAGGCCAGCCCACCCCATCAGCACCCATCGTGGTGCCAGAATATCCAAAACCTAGAGTCCAGAATGGCTCCATTTGTCAGCCATCTGTGTCTCATAATAGAGGCCTCTTTTCTCCAGTAGCATCTAAACAGCCTGTACCTCAGCAACAGAATGGCTCTCATACTGGGGCTGCACCGACATTTCAGCCACTTTTCTTCACCGGAACTTTTCCATATAATATGCAAG aacTGGTGCTTAAGGTAAGAATTCAGAACCTTAGGGAAAATGACTTCATTGAGATTGAATTAGACAGACAAGAACTGACCTATCAGGATCTACTCAAAGTCAGTTGCTGTGAACTGGGTGTTAATCAAGAGCAAGTGGAGAAGATTAGGAAGTTACCAAATACGTTGGTAAGAAAG GACAAAGATGTTGCAAGACTTCAAGATTTTCAAGAACTGGAGCTGGTTCTAATGAAAAGTGACAACTCTCGTTTTAGAAATGCTGCATCAACACTGACGGAGAGGTCTTGCTACAATAGTAAAGCATCAAAGCTGACTTACTGA